In Candidatus Binataceae bacterium, the genomic window GCTCGCGATGATCTACGACTCGGAGGAGAAGACCAGCCTCGGCTGGACGCTCGAGCAATTGCGCCGTGTCGCATGGCTCCTGCGCGATCGCTTTTCGGCCGATGCGTGGCGCGTGCTGAATCGGTTCGATCAGCAGTTCAGCGCGCCGCCGCAAGCCGATCCGCTGAGGATGGCCAGCGCGCGCAGCCTGCTCGACGACGCGATCATGACGCTCAGCGCGTTCGGCGGTCTCGCGATGGAAAGCATGACGCGCGGCGACGGCTGGCGCTTTCTCGATATCGGCCGCCGGCTCGAGCGCGCGCTGCAAGTGGTCGAGATACTCCGCAGCGGACTCAGTCTCGGCGGCGACGAAGATTCGGGCGAGCTGCAGGCGCTGCTTGAAATAGCAGACAGCTCGCTGACGTATCGCTCGCGCTACCTCACTTCGATGCAGGCCGACCTGGTGCTCGACTTGCTGCTGCTCGACGAAGCCAACCCTCGTTCAGCGGCGTTCCAGCTCGCGCGGCTGCGCGAGCACGTCGAGGAGCTGCCCAAGCAGAGCCTTCGTGCGCATCGCTCGGCGGAATGGCGAGTCGTGGTGCCGATGCTCACGGCGGTGCAGCTCGGCGACGCGTCCGAGCTGATTCGGCAGAGCGAAGACGGCGAGCGGAGCGCAATTGACAACTTGCTAGGCGGAGTTGGCAACGGGTTGAAACTGCTTTCGGAAACGATCGCGCGCGATTACTTCGACCATTCGATCGCGTCGCGGCAACTGCCCGCATCCTAGCTTCGACGATGATCCTGCGCGCGATTCACACCACCACCTACACCTACAGCGAGACGGTCGCGCTGTGCCACACCGAAGTGCGCCTGGCGCCGCGCAGCGATCACGGCCAGTCGTTGATTGAGCATGAGCTGACGATCGAGCCGCGTCCGGATTCGTCGGTTGCGCGCACCGATTACTTCGGCAATCCGGTGACTGCGTTCATCATCGATCAGCCGCACGAGACTTTGCGGATCACCGCGTCGAGCCTGGTTGAAACCGGTGCGGGACAGGCGATTCATCCGGGGCTGACGCCGCCGTGGGAGCAGGTGCGCGAGGCGATCGCGCGTCACGACAGCGCCGACACCTTCGAAGCCTACCAGTTTGTGCTCGATTCGCCGCGCGTGCCGCCGACTCCGGAATTCAGGGCGTACGCCGAACAATCGTTCACCCAGGCGCGGCCGATTCTCGAATGCGCGGTGGACCTTTGCCATCGAATTTTCACCGATTTCAAGTACGACCAGGATGCGACGACGGTGACGACGCCCGTGACCGAGGCGATGCGCTCGCGGCACGGCGTATGCCAGGACTATTCGCACGTGATGATCGCGTGCCTGCGCGCGCTCGGACTGCCGGCGCGTTATGTGAGCGGGTACCTTCGCACGGGCGACAACGCGATCGGCGCGCATGCCTCGCACGCGTGGCTATCGATCTTTTGCCCGGGCTTCGGCTGGCTCGACATCGATCCGACCAACGACGTGCTGCCCTCGACCCGCCACGTGACGCTCGCTTGGGGCCGCGATTACTCAGACGTGCCGCCGGTAAAGGGCGTGGCGCTCGGCGGCGGCGATCAAACGATCGACGTGGATGTCCGCGTGACGCCGCCGGAGCTGGTCAGAATGACTGTCGAATAATGGGCGCCGCGCCGCTCCGGCGAAAGAGATTCCATGGGATGCTTCGTTTACGTTCTCGGTAATTTGGATAAGGACGGCCATCGAACCTACGTCGGCTGGACAACCGATCTGGACCGGCGCCTCGCGCGGCACAATGCCGGTACCGGCGCGCGCTCAACTCGCGGGCGCGTGTGGTTCTTGCTCTATGCGGAGCAGTACGCGACGCGAGGTGAAGCGATGAGCCGCGAGTGGCACCTGAAACGCGATCGGCGTCTGCGCCAACGGCTGGTGCGATGCTGGCATACCTTGCCTGGCAGACAGGCTACGGCGCGGTCGTGGCCCCGATGAAGTGGACGGCGGTGCCGGCGCATTCGAAGTAGCCGTTTTCGGTGTAGGGTTCGTAGGTTGGCGAGTCATCGTCGGGGATGAACCAGATCGTCGTGTTGACGAGGGCGTTCACCTGGTCGCCGTATTTGCGATAGGCCGCGGTCTTGAGGCCGTCGCCATGGACGGTCTGGCCGCTGGTCGAGTTCGGGCGATTGAAGCAGTAGCCCTCGATCGGTCCGAGCAGCGTGTAGTCGGACGCGCCTTTGACCTTGGCGCCCGAAACCACTTCGATCTTCTTGACGGCCGCGCTTACCGCGTCCTGTTGCTGCTGGAGTTGCGTTACGTCCTGCTTGACGTCGTGCTCGTCCTGCTTTACGTCGGTGCATCCGGCGAGCGCGAAGACGAGCGCAATCAGTAATAGTTTTTTCATCCGCATCACCCGACGCTCTGCGTAGCTGAGGGGTGTGCCGAACGCAATATGGAATCGGATCAGTGCGGTTTGAAGCGTTCGATCGCTTTGGTGATGAGCTCGCGCGCTGCCTCGCGATTTACCCATCCGCTGACTTTCACCCATTTGCCGCGCTCGAGGTCCTTGTAGTGGCGGAAGAAATGCTCGATCTGATCGCGCATGATCGGCGGCAGATCGGTGTAGTTGCCGACGCGATCGTAATAGGGATTGAGCGCATCGAGCGGCACGGCGAGGATTTTCTCGTCGATGCCGTTTTCGTCTTCCATTAGCAGCGCGCCGATCGGACGGCATCTGATGACCGCGCCGGGCGCGACCGGCACCTGCGACAGCGCCATGCAATCGCAGGGGTCGCCGTCCTCAGACAGTGTGTTCGGGATAAACCCGTAGTTAGCGGGATAGAACATCGCGGTATGAAGGAAGCGGCTGACGAAGAGCGCGCCCGAGACCTTGTCGAGCTCGTACTTGACCGGCACCCCGCCTTGCGGGATCTCGATCAGTACGTTGATGTCGTCGGGTGGATTGGTGCCGGGCGGAATCTTGGTCACATCCATGCGATGAACGCCTCGCTGCTGGTCCGAAAGTAGAGCATGCGAGGTCGCTCAACGCCATCATGTCGCGCCGCGATCAGAACCGCGCCGCGCTCAGCTCAGTGAACGTATGAGGGCGCGGGCCCGACGACGTTGGCGTTCGCGGAGTCGATCTGCAGCCGTCGCGTCGGCGTGCCGGCAACGTCAGGGACGTTGGCGTGAACGCGGCCCTTGATCAGCTTTACCCGTGAGATTACGGCATTGCCGTTGACCATCGTGCTGTCTTCGATTTCAGCGATGCTCGATTCGGTGATCGAGAGCGTGCTGCCGTCGGCCATGTAGATGCCGACGTCGGCGCCCGGTCCGGTCGTGATCGTGTCGTGCAGCATCACCGGTTCGTTGGTGGTGATCGGCGTCGCGGCCGGTCCACGCTGCAGCAACGCATTGCCGCTGACCAGAGTGATCGTGCCGACCGAACCTGCCGAGGCGAGCGCAGGCAACGTCGAGGCCATGACGAGTGCGGTGACAGCGAAAGCCGCGATTGCGAAGCGGCGGAAATTGAGTTGGATCATTCGCGCTTCTCCTGAGGTCTATTGTAGCCTGAGCGTACTTCATCACAAGAACTCTCGCGATAGAGAGATTTACGCTCCGAAAGCGGGTCGAAGCGTGCATCACCATCGCGACCGGTGCGGCGACGACATCGACAGGCTTGAATGCGATAATGCGGCGGACCTCGAGGACCAGAATCCGATGAGCGAAAATTTTCTCTTCGAACAAGATGGACCGATCGCGACGATCACGTTCAACCGCCCCGACCGGCGCAACTGTCTCAACGCGGAAGTGATCCTCGAGTTCGAGCGGCTCGTGCAAAATGTTCGCGACGATCGCACCGTGCGCGTGTTGATCGTCACTGGAGCGGGCAACACCTTCTGCGCTGGCGCCGATACATCGCCGCTCAAGGGCGTCACCGATCCGCGCGAGCAGCGGAAGATCTTCAACCAGACTGCGGGCGGCAAGTGGCCGCGGCTCATCGGGCGCGTTTTCGATGTGCTGTCAAATCTCGACCAGGTGACGATCGGCGCGATTAAC contains:
- a CDS encoding FecR domain-containing protein, with protein sequence MIQLNFRRFAIAAFAVTALVMASTLPALASAGSVGTITLVSGNALLQRGPAATPITTNEPVMLHDTITTGPGADVGIYMADGSTLSITESSIAEIEDSTMVNGNAVISRVKLIKGRVHANVPDVAGTPTRRLQIDSANANVVGPAPSYVH
- a CDS encoding transglutaminase family protein — translated: MILRAIHTTTYTYSETVALCHTEVRLAPRSDHGQSLIEHELTIEPRPDSSVARTDYFGNPVTAFIIDQPHETLRITASSLVETGAGQAIHPGLTPPWEQVREAIARHDSADTFEAYQFVLDSPRVPPTPEFRAYAEQSFTQARPILECAVDLCHRIFTDFKYDQDATTVTTPVTEAMRSRHGVCQDYSHVMIACLRALGLPARYVSGYLRTGDNAIGAHASHAWLSIFCPGFGWLDIDPTNDVLPSTRHVTLAWGRDYSDVPPVKGVALGGGDQTIDVDVRVTPPELVRMTVE
- the ppa gene encoding inorganic diphosphatase; the protein is MDVTKIPPGTNPPDDINVLIEIPQGGVPVKYELDKVSGALFVSRFLHTAMFYPANYGFIPNTLSEDGDPCDCMALSQVPVAPGAVIRCRPIGALLMEDENGIDEKILAVPLDALNPYYDRVGNYTDLPPIMRDQIEHFFRHYKDLERGKWVKVSGWVNREAARELITKAIERFKPH